Proteins encoded by one window of Brevibacterium atlanticum:
- a CDS encoding YqeB family protein, with protein MDQPHHESDSSRKARTATTFSLRTGDVIIIGIVCIGIGVALGFFLPALGSFAARFPIPFGDPIEKLSRFDQPWVVAARPIIGAALGIIATVVISMSTTPLCVDDEVITVGRENDHPLRISRESFSTAYFDGGKLTILTSGGHQAYKGDVEGKKDAIVEAFTSRGYRWGEI; from the coding sequence ATGGATCAGCCCCATCATGAGAGCGACTCCTCGCGGAAGGCACGCACCGCGACGACGTTCAGCCTCCGGACCGGCGACGTGATCATCATCGGCATCGTCTGCATCGGCATCGGCGTCGCTCTCGGATTCTTCCTGCCCGCGCTGGGTTCGTTCGCCGCACGATTCCCCATCCCCTTCGGTGATCCGATCGAGAAGCTCAGCCGCTTCGACCAACCCTGGGTCGTCGCCGCCAGACCGATCATCGGCGCGGCGCTCGGGATCATCGCGACCGTCGTCATCAGCATGTCGACGACTCCCCTGTGCGTCGATGACGAAGTGATCACGGTCGGACGCGAGAATGACCACCCGCTGCGGATCTCCCGGGAGTCGTTCTCAACCGCCTACTTCGACGGAGGCAAGCTGACGATCCTCACCTCCGGCGGGCATCAGGCGTACAAGGGTGATGTCGAGGGCAAGAAGGACGCGATCGTCGAGGCCTTCACCTCCCGCGGGTATCGCTGGGGTGAGATCTGA
- a CDS encoding TetR/AcrR family transcriptional regulator yields the protein MRRLGRDALVGEALTVLAGNPAASMLDLSQGIGVGRTTLYRHFGDREALVAEVARLGARMFIDAFMRARPDEGQGLAAVERICAELFTVPDVLTLLFADNPIITDDHFAEVAQQGRTEAAATASAVGSGGASDLKGTDDGDPLERVIARGQSDGSIASDVPVEWAAAYVFLTVGAGHLFSVGSGKADSSGRARALELTIRAVEKTLSP from the coding sequence ATGCGTCGTTTGGGCAGAGATGCTCTGGTCGGCGAGGCGCTGACGGTGCTGGCCGGCAATCCGGCCGCCTCGATGCTCGACCTCTCCCAGGGGATCGGGGTCGGGCGCACCACCCTGTACCGGCATTTCGGTGATCGGGAGGCCCTCGTCGCCGAGGTTGCCCGCCTCGGCGCCCGGATGTTCATCGACGCGTTCATGCGCGCCCGCCCGGATGAGGGGCAGGGGCTGGCAGCGGTCGAGCGGATCTGTGCAGAGCTGTTCACCGTGCCCGACGTTCTCACCCTGCTCTTCGCCGACAATCCGATCATCACCGATGATCACTTCGCCGAGGTGGCCCAACAGGGGCGAACGGAGGCGGCTGCGACCGCCTCGGCGGTGGGTTCCGGAGGTGCCTCCGACCTCAAGGGCACCGACGATGGCGACCCCCTCGAGAGGGTCATCGCCCGCGGGCAGAGCGATGGCTCGATTGCGAGCGACGTGCCCGTCGAATGGGCGGCCGCCTACGTCTTCCTCACGGTGGGTGCAGGGCACCTCTTCAGCGTCGGCTCCGGTAAGGCCGACTCGTCCGGTCGAGCGCGTGCCCTCGAGCTGACGATCCGGGCGGTCGAGAAGACGCTCAGCCCGTAG
- a CDS encoding siderophore-interacting protein, with translation MPRTSRPMQVLPIILREVEVTGIVDITPNMRRLTVAGAQLEASEVDGVPRPAFRSEGFDDHVKLVVPPPDGSAVDIGEQGEFRFNWNREALALTRDYTVRSVDPEAGSFSFDVVRHDSGLASDWAFTVSVGDRLSFAGPKTCAGINLDVDFHLLIADETALPAVGRWLEEAPAGTRAHIIVEVPTAEDIQDIPTEADVEIDWLIRGATPPGESTLMYDTVRNVSLPDGRTFAWCAGEALTIAPIRRYLRRDLGLPKEDVEVVGYWRKTPAERRPAADQSSAVDRSTVTDSRTGAEAAAPTSGESPTVGIPTDDPAASASTESSLDVLHQVHEMTEILPPIITRAAVTFGINDLIAGDITTAEAIAAESGIDTDGIRVLLTAMCSLGLLERDGDHYRNTPTGAVLTSEGSADGLDLEDPALLDLFSIVDLIDVLRGGFAARTSRASATQARTWHDQRAADENLDAAHRSRTLDHLQYVLDIILDLEPIATASSVALAGDAGAEVAAALTRRAPEAGRGIHMPAAAALTGEQAWPSVDATLLLAGLTGRSRVEARGLLARVIENSGSLVVVEPFTDEAEADDHQAEELVSAFAATGHASWTSDEVRDLLVELGAATVDVVDIGWGFGRFRRAVIADRR, from the coding sequence GTGCCGCGAACTTCCAGGCCCATGCAGGTGCTGCCGATCATTCTGCGTGAGGTGGAGGTCACCGGCATCGTCGACATCACTCCCAATATGCGACGCCTGACTGTGGCGGGCGCTCAATTGGAGGCGAGTGAGGTCGACGGTGTGCCGCGGCCGGCATTTCGCTCCGAGGGTTTCGACGATCACGTGAAACTCGTCGTCCCACCGCCCGACGGCAGTGCCGTCGACATCGGCGAGCAGGGGGAGTTCCGCTTCAACTGGAACCGTGAGGCACTCGCCCTCACCCGCGACTACACCGTCCGCAGCGTCGACCCCGAGGCCGGGTCCTTCTCCTTCGACGTCGTCCGGCATGATTCCGGACTCGCTTCGGACTGGGCCTTCACCGTCTCCGTCGGCGATCGCCTCAGCTTCGCCGGACCGAAGACCTGCGCCGGGATCAACCTGGATGTCGACTTCCATCTGCTCATCGCCGACGAGACGGCCCTGCCGGCAGTCGGCCGCTGGCTCGAGGAGGCCCCCGCCGGCACCCGCGCCCACATCATCGTCGAAGTCCCCACCGCCGAGGACATCCAAGACATCCCCACCGAGGCGGACGTCGAGATCGACTGGCTCATCCGCGGCGCGACCCCGCCCGGCGAATCGACGCTTATGTACGACACCGTGCGGAATGTGAGTCTGCCCGACGGGCGCACCTTCGCGTGGTGCGCCGGCGAGGCCCTGACCATCGCCCCCATCCGCCGCTACCTCCGTCGTGACCTCGGCCTGCCGAAGGAGGACGTCGAGGTCGTCGGGTACTGGCGGAAGACGCCGGCGGAGCGCCGCCCTGCCGCCGACCAGAGTTCTGCCGTCGACCGCAGTACCGTCACTGACAGCCGCACCGGCGCCGAGGCGGCCGCCCCCACTTCCGGTGAGTCGCCCACCGTCGGCATCCCCACCGACGATCCAGCCGCCTCGGCGAGCACCGAATCCTCCCTCGACGTCCTCCACCAGGTCCACGAGATGACCGAGATCCTGCCGCCGATCATCACCCGCGCGGCCGTGACCTTCGGCATCAACGACCTCATCGCCGGAGACATCACCACCGCCGAGGCGATCGCGGCCGAATCCGGCATCGACACCGACGGCATCCGCGTGCTCCTCACCGCAATGTGCTCACTCGGACTGCTCGAACGCGATGGCGATCACTACCGCAACACCCCGACCGGTGCCGTGCTCACGAGCGAAGGCTCGGCCGACGGACTCGACCTCGAGGATCCGGCACTGCTCGACCTCTTCTCCATCGTCGACCTCATCGACGTCCTCCGGGGCGGGTTCGCAGCCAGGACCTCGCGAGCCTCGGCAACCCAGGCGCGCACGTGGCACGACCAGCGTGCCGCCGATGAGAACCTCGACGCCGCCCATCGCAGCCGCACCCTCGACCATCTCCAGTACGTCCTCGACATCATCCTCGACCTCGAGCCCATCGCGACCGCGTCGAGTGTCGCCCTGGCCGGTGATGCCGGCGCCGAGGTGGCCGCCGCCCTGACGCGGAGGGCACCCGAAGCCGGACGCGGCATCCACATGCCGGCGGCCGCAGCGTTGACCGGCGAGCAGGCATGGCCGAGTGTCGACGCCACCCTCCTCCTCGCGGGCCTGACCGGACGCTCGCGGGTCGAAGCCCGGGGACTGCTCGCTCGCGTGATCGAGAACAGCGGCAGCCTCGTCGTCGTCGAACCCTTCACCGATGAGGCCGAAGCCGACGACCACCAGGCCGAAGAGCTCGTCTCCGCCTTCGCCGCCACCGGCCACGCCTCATGGACGAGTGACGAGGTGCGAGACCTCCTCGTCGAGCTCGGAGCTGCAACCGTCGACGTCGTCGACATCGGGTGGGGCTTCGGACGCTTCCGCCGCGCCGTCATCGCCGACAGACGCTGA
- a CDS encoding electron transfer flavoprotein subunit beta/FixA family protein, with protein sequence MKIAVLVKEVPDTYGDRKLNLETGLADRGASEAVLDEIGERALEVALSSKDSDGDTEVTVISMAPETATATIRKGLAMGADNAVHVADEGLAGADLGLTAEVLAAAIRRGEYDLVITGNVSTDGNGGMMPAMLAEHLDYPHVTGLTAVEISDGKVSGTRAIEGGQQQVSAELPAVISITEALPEARFPNFKGIMAAKKKPFEVIGLSDLEIDAEDQSVARSIMVTVAEKPPREAGEKVADEGNGGADLAEYLTKNRLA encoded by the coding sequence TTGAAGATCGCGGTGTTGGTCAAAGAGGTCCCGGATACCTACGGAGACCGGAAGCTGAACTTGGAAACCGGACTCGCCGATCGGGGCGCCTCCGAAGCCGTCCTCGACGAGATCGGTGAGCGCGCCCTCGAAGTCGCGCTGTCGAGCAAAGACAGCGATGGCGACACCGAGGTGACCGTCATCTCGATGGCCCCCGAAACCGCGACCGCCACGATCCGCAAAGGTCTGGCGATGGGTGCCGACAATGCCGTGCACGTGGCCGATGAGGGCCTGGCCGGAGCCGACCTGGGCCTGACCGCCGAGGTGCTCGCCGCCGCCATCCGCCGAGGCGAGTACGACCTCGTCATCACCGGCAACGTCTCCACCGACGGCAACGGCGGGATGATGCCGGCGATGCTCGCCGAGCACCTCGACTACCCGCACGTGACCGGCCTGACCGCCGTCGAGATCTCCGACGGCAAGGTCTCCGGCACCCGCGCCATCGAAGGCGGCCAGCAGCAGGTCTCGGCCGAACTGCCCGCCGTCATCTCGATCACCGAGGCTCTGCCCGAGGCGCGCTTCCCGAACTTCAAGGGCATCATGGCCGCGAAGAAGAAGCCCTTCGAGGTCATCGGCCTGTCCGATCTCGAGATCGACGCCGAGGACCAGTCCGTGGCCCGCTCGATCATGGTCACCGTCGCCGAGAAGCCGCCGCGTGAAGCCGGCGAGAAGGTCGCCGACGAAGGCAATGGCGGCGCTGACCTCGCCGAATACCTCACCAAGAACCGTCTGGCCTAA
- a CDS encoding ABC transporter substrate-binding protein, producing the protein MRRVRCVIAAGAASLLLLAACSSGEADRPEATGSGEFPITVEHAYGTTTIDSEPKRIVSVGVTEQDALWALGADPVGVTEWYGEYPHASWPWADEARGDSEPTVLEATDGPDLEAVAELEPDLIIGVNAGLTKSQYQQLSELAPTVAHSADYPMYFEPWEVQLEQIGEALGKSDEAKGIADDIDDQFAEAAEEHPELADVPVVYLQNQISEGNAIAYQNGLGTDFLTQLGPVVPSEIDEYAPEDASGGQAYIPEEKLDVLNAADVLIWGTEERQDRAALEKNPVVKRLEPMQAKKVVYTDDVLAGAIYFSTPLSLPYVIDNLTPALAEAAAGKGPVQVGSD; encoded by the coding sequence GTGAGGCGTGTCCGCTGCGTCATTGCGGCCGGCGCCGCCTCACTGCTTCTCCTCGCTGCCTGCTCATCAGGTGAAGCGGACAGGCCTGAGGCGACCGGCAGCGGCGAATTCCCCATCACGGTCGAACACGCCTATGGCACGACGACGATCGACTCCGAGCCGAAGCGGATCGTCTCGGTCGGAGTCACCGAGCAGGACGCGCTCTGGGCGCTCGGTGCCGATCCCGTCGGCGTGACCGAGTGGTATGGGGAGTATCCACATGCGTCCTGGCCGTGGGCTGATGAGGCGCGCGGCGATTCCGAGCCGACCGTCCTCGAGGCCACCGACGGGCCCGACCTCGAGGCGGTGGCCGAGCTCGAGCCCGACCTCATCATCGGTGTGAATGCGGGGCTGACGAAGAGCCAATATCAGCAGCTGAGCGAACTCGCACCGACTGTCGCGCACTCCGCGGACTATCCGATGTACTTCGAGCCGTGGGAGGTCCAACTCGAGCAGATCGGCGAGGCGCTCGGGAAGTCCGACGAAGCGAAGGGGATCGCCGACGACATCGACGACCAATTCGCCGAGGCGGCCGAGGAGCACCCCGAACTCGCCGACGTGCCCGTCGTCTACCTCCAGAATCAGATCTCCGAAGGAAACGCGATCGCCTATCAGAACGGGCTCGGCACCGACTTCCTCACCCAGCTCGGCCCCGTCGTGCCGAGCGAGATCGACGAATACGCGCCCGAGGACGCCTCGGGCGGCCAGGCGTACATCCCCGAAGAGAAGCTCGACGTCCTCAATGCCGCCGATGTCCTCATCTGGGGCACGGAGGAGCGTCAGGACCGAGCGGCGCTGGAGAAGAACCCGGTGGTCAAGCGACTCGAGCCGATGCAGGCGAAGAAGGTCGTCTACACCGATGACGTGCTGGCCGGGGCGATCTACTTCTCGACGCCCTTGAGCCTGCCGTACGTCATCGACAATCTCACTCCGGCCCTCGCCGAGGCGGCTGCCGGCAAAGGGCCTGTCCAGGTCGGGTCGGATTGA
- a CDS encoding dihydrolipoamide acetyltransferase family protein, translating to MSADMSTGMRGTNERGAGSREFILPDLGEGLTEAELISWKVAVGDTVHVDQMVVEVESAKSVVELPCPYAGQITALLAEAGDTVSAGQALLSVAEAGAGTGADDESTPLAETSESSGANLIGYGTSEPKTRSSKRRSFGGKRAAAPEETDSAPAVPTLSPDTPSRPPVETPMTEGDRVSPVSSPLVRKLAKDHGLSAKHLAGTGVGGVVTRADVLAAIESDGAAEHSSATSAGVPTSAGQGERDTRTPITGLRKVVSERLARSRQEIPEATIWLDVDATELLNTKRALEARTGEKYSLLSLVARFVVAGLKKYPIINSSIDTAAGEIVTHGDINLGLAAQTPRGLMVPVVHGADQMSLRQLRDRVGETVGKASTGKFDPSDLSSGTFTLNNYGVFGVDGSAPIINLPEVAMLGLGRIKERPWVVDGELTVRKVMYLSFVFDHRACDGQEPSEFLTFVADCIENPISLLPEL from the coding sequence ATGAGCGCCGATATGAGCACCGGGATGCGCGGGACCAACGAGCGCGGGGCCGGCTCGCGCGAGTTCATCCTCCCCGACCTCGGCGAAGGCCTCACCGAGGCGGAGCTGATCTCCTGGAAGGTCGCTGTAGGAGACACGGTCCACGTCGATCAGATGGTCGTCGAGGTCGAATCCGCGAAGTCCGTCGTCGAGCTTCCCTGCCCGTACGCCGGGCAGATCACTGCCCTTCTCGCGGAGGCCGGTGACACCGTATCCGCAGGTCAGGCCCTGCTCTCCGTCGCCGAGGCGGGGGCCGGGACGGGTGCCGATGACGAGTCGACTCCGCTCGCCGAGACGTCCGAATCCAGCGGCGCGAACCTCATCGGCTACGGCACGTCGGAGCCGAAGACCCGGTCATCGAAGAGGCGTTCGTTCGGCGGCAAGCGCGCCGCCGCGCCCGAAGAGACTGACTCCGCACCGGCCGTTCCGACGCTCAGCCCGGACACCCCCTCCCGGCCACCGGTCGAAACACCGATGACTGAGGGCGACCGCGTCTCCCCCGTGTCCTCACCGCTCGTGCGCAAGCTCGCGAAGGACCACGGACTCAGCGCCAAGCATCTCGCCGGCACCGGTGTTGGTGGCGTCGTCACCAGGGCTGATGTCCTCGCGGCCATCGAATCCGACGGAGCTGCCGAACACTCCTCAGCCACCTCGGCGGGCGTGCCTACCTCTGCCGGGCAGGGCGAGCGCGACACCCGCACTCCGATCACGGGACTGCGCAAGGTCGTCTCCGAGCGGCTCGCCCGTTCACGGCAGGAGATTCCCGAGGCGACGATCTGGCTCGATGTCGATGCGACCGAGCTGCTCAACACGAAGCGTGCGCTCGAGGCGCGGACCGGTGAGAAGTACTCCCTGCTCTCGCTCGTCGCGCGCTTCGTCGTCGCCGGGCTGAAGAAGTACCCGATCATCAACTCCTCGATCGACACGGCCGCCGGCGAGATCGTCACGCACGGCGACATCAACCTCGGCCTCGCCGCGCAGACCCCGCGCGGACTCATGGTCCCCGTCGTCCACGGCGCCGATCAGATGAGTCTGCGGCAGCTGCGTGACCGCGTCGGCGAGACCGTCGGGAAGGCGTCGACGGGGAAGTTCGATCCGTCCGACCTGTCAAGTGGGACGTTCACGCTGAACAACTATGGCGTGTTCGGCGTCGACGGTTCGGCCCCGATCATCAACCTCCCCGAGGTGGCCATGCTCGGTCTCGGCCGGATCAAGGAGCGCCCGTGGGTCGTCGACGGCGAACTCACAGTGCGCAAGGTGATGTACCTGTCCTTCGTCTTCGACCACCGGGCATGCGACGGCCAGGAGCCGAGCGAGTTCCTCACCTTCGTCGCCGACTGCATCGAGAACCCGATCTCACTCCTGCCGGAGCTCTGA
- a CDS encoding ABC transporter substrate-binding protein, which produces MRINRITGAVIAGAAGLALLAGCGSGGDAEASGEASNDTRTVTDATGEEVEVPADPQSVVTLHYAATETLMDLDVPPVGQGAFMDTAVPEEWVDQLGEIPVVAQEEPDLEKIAEADPDLILSPNTQEPEMIEQLQEIAPVYQFTLRGGDRAQWKQRVKEVADAVNQTDELEALDSEFEAEQKRIADEYADVTKGTTIGAASSFEDNSAYLWGSENMLGTILPPLGFDWSAAEDTMVEKYGEAAQGGNKSGKVEPEAQISMEVLDKSLDDADIIFVNSDLRGDYDELTTTLIDSAVFKELPAAKAGHVYPIGKATIAGYSDAEYGLKMAERAIKEYQKD; this is translated from the coding sequence ATGAGAATCAATCGCATCACCGGTGCCGTGATCGCAGGTGCCGCAGGCCTGGCGCTGCTTGCCGGCTGCGGAAGCGGCGGCGACGCCGAGGCTTCAGGCGAGGCTTCGAACGACACTCGCACGGTCACCGACGCCACCGGCGAAGAGGTCGAGGTGCCTGCCGACCCGCAGAGCGTCGTCACGCTGCATTATGCGGCGACGGAGACGCTCATGGACCTCGACGTCCCGCCCGTCGGGCAGGGAGCGTTCATGGACACGGCCGTGCCGGAGGAATGGGTGGACCAGCTGGGCGAGATTCCGGTGGTTGCTCAGGAGGAGCCGGATCTCGAGAAGATCGCCGAAGCGGACCCCGACCTCATCCTGTCGCCGAACACGCAGGAACCCGAGATGATCGAGCAGCTGCAGGAGATCGCCCCGGTCTATCAGTTCACCCTGCGCGGCGGTGACCGTGCGCAGTGGAAGCAGCGCGTCAAGGAAGTGGCCGACGCGGTCAACCAGACTGACGAACTCGAAGCGCTCGACAGCGAGTTCGAAGCCGAGCAGAAGCGGATCGCCGATGAGTACGCCGACGTCACGAAGGGCACGACGATCGGCGCGGCCTCATCATTCGAGGACAATTCCGCCTACCTGTGGGGCAGTGAGAACATGCTCGGCACCATCCTTCCCCCGCTCGGATTCGACTGGTCGGCCGCCGAGGACACGATGGTCGAGAAATACGGAGAGGCCGCGCAGGGCGGCAACAAATCCGGAAAGGTCGAGCCGGAGGCGCAGATCTCCATGGAGGTCCTCGATAAGAGCCTTGACGATGCCGACATCATCTTCGTCAACTCCGATCTGCGCGGTGACTACGACGAGCTGACCACGACCCTCATCGATTCGGCGGTGTTCAAGGAGCTGCCCGCTGCCAAGGCTGGCCACGTCTACCCGATCGGCAAGGCCACGATCGCCGGCTACTCCGATGCGGAATACGGACTGAAGATGGCGGAGAGGGCCATCAAGGAGTACCAGAAGGACTGA
- a CDS encoding alpha-ketoacid dehydrogenase subunit beta has product MSVEAGTTPTTDPNAVDVESGTATSANEDAAVPEARPTSVTMTKALNQALRDCLADDDTVLVFGEDVGRLGGVFRVTEGLRAEFGATRVWDSPLAESGIIGTAIGMAMNGMRPVVEMQFDAYAYPAFEQIVSHVAKMRNRTKGRVSLPITIRIPYAGDIGGVEHHSDSSEAYWTSTPGLTVVTPSNPADAYSLLRESIASDDPVVFMEPKSRYWMKETLTLPVTTAPMDRAQVIREGTDATLLAYGPTVRTALDSAEAGAEHGLSIEVIDLRTLSPFDDETVSASVRKTSRAAIIHEAAQFGGYGAEVAARLTERNFTYLSAPILRITGFDVPYPSPKLEEFYLPTVERVLDSLESWDWEL; this is encoded by the coding sequence ATGAGCGTCGAGGCCGGCACCACCCCAACCACCGACCCAAACGCGGTGGACGTCGAATCGGGCACGGCCACCTCGGCGAACGAAGACGCGGCTGTTCCCGAGGCCAGGCCCACTTCGGTGACGATGACGAAGGCACTCAACCAGGCGTTGCGCGACTGCCTGGCCGACGACGACACCGTCCTCGTCTTCGGGGAGGACGTCGGCCGCCTCGGCGGTGTCTTCCGGGTCACGGAAGGACTGCGCGCCGAATTCGGGGCGACCCGGGTCTGGGATTCGCCGCTGGCGGAGTCGGGGATCATCGGCACCGCGATCGGGATGGCGATGAACGGGATGCGCCCTGTCGTCGAGATGCAGTTCGATGCCTACGCCTATCCTGCGTTCGAGCAGATCGTCTCGCACGTGGCGAAGATGCGGAACCGGACGAAGGGCCGCGTCAGCCTGCCGATCACGATCCGGATCCCCTATGCCGGCGACATCGGCGGGGTCGAGCACCATTCGGATTCCTCTGAGGCCTATTGGACGTCGACGCCGGGGCTCACGGTCGTCACCCCATCGAATCCGGCCGACGCGTATTCGCTGCTGCGCGAGTCGATCGCCTCCGACGATCCGGTCGTGTTCATGGAGCCGAAGTCGCGGTACTGGATGAAGGAGACGCTGACCCTGCCCGTGACCACGGCGCCGATGGATCGCGCTCAGGTCATCCGCGAGGGCACCGACGCCACCCTGCTCGCCTACGGTCCGACCGTGCGCACGGCCCTGGACTCTGCTGAAGCCGGTGCCGAACATGGACTGTCCATCGAGGTCATCGACCTGCGCACGCTCTCCCCGTTCGATGATGAGACGGTGTCCGCCTCGGTGCGCAAGACCTCACGGGCGGCGATCATCCATGAGGCCGCCCAGTTCGGCGGGTACGGCGCCGAGGTGGCCGCCCGCCTCACCGAACGCAACTTCACCTACCTGTCGGCCCCGATCCTACGGATCACCGGGTTCGATGTGCCCTATCCGTCGCCGAAGCTCGAGGAGTTCTACTTGCCTACCGTCGAACGCGTGCTCGATTCGCTCGAGTCCTGGGATTGGGAGCTGTGA
- a CDS encoding Lrp/AsnC family transcriptional regulator has product MAFDLDDIDRSIIAALVEDSRLSVRQLAERVHISRSAAHKRFTTLIDSGAIRKFTAEVDRSALGMTVTAVVVVKIGDRPWPQVRDDLAALPFVEKVQAVSGDIDALVTVNAPDNTALSQVILRRIHEVPGVVSSRSLLILDEAEGHRPGAG; this is encoded by the coding sequence GTGGCATTCGACCTCGACGACATCGACCGCAGCATCATCGCTGCCCTCGTCGAGGATTCGCGACTGAGCGTGCGTCAGCTCGCCGAACGCGTCCACATCTCCCGCTCGGCCGCACACAAGCGCTTCACCACGCTCATCGATTCCGGGGCGATCCGGAAATTCACCGCCGAGGTGGACCGCAGTGCGCTCGGCATGACCGTGACCGCCGTGGTCGTCGTCAAGATCGGCGACCGCCCTTGGCCGCAGGTCCGCGATGACCTGGCCGCGCTGCCCTTCGTGGAGAAAGTGCAGGCCGTCAGCGGTGACATCGACGCGCTCGTGACGGTCAACGCCCCGGACAACACCGCCCTGTCCCAGGTGATCCTGCGCCGCATCCACGAGGTCCCGGGCGTCGTATCCTCCCGGTCGCTGCTCATCCTCGACGAGGCGGAGGGGCACCGACCCGGAGCCGGCTGA
- the pdhA gene encoding pyruvate dehydrogenase (acetyl-transferring) E1 component subunit alpha, with amino-acid sequence MTIDVPTTGRSLPQLQPISFIGPDGQPTDTPTEGLRIPSDATLIGLYRQMVLVRRFEAQVTHLTRQGRLATYPSAAGQEAAEVGATTALAPNDWLFPTYRDSAALLTRGVPVAELLAAFRGDWHCGFDPHEYHTSPAATPLATQTLHATGFAMAAKLKGEDAATLTFLGDGASSEGDTHEAFNFASVWQTPTVFVLQNNQYAISTPLREQTNATMLADRAAGYGMPGLRVDGNDVAAVFAAVSAALERGRNGDGPTLIECLTYRMESHTNSDDPTKYRESEEVEHWKQFDPIDRLEKYLRSTGALNDAGVADVAEAAEALAETVRDAMNTEAEIDPRELFAHVYSRPRTALAEQQQLLEAELAGTELAAAGQA; translated from the coding sequence ATGACCATTGACGTTCCCACCACAGGCCGCTCTCTGCCCCAACTGCAGCCGATCAGCTTCATCGGCCCTGATGGGCAGCCCACCGACACCCCGACCGAGGGGCTGCGGATCCCCAGCGATGCCACCCTCATCGGTCTCTACCGGCAGATGGTCCTCGTCCGCCGGTTCGAAGCACAGGTCACCCATCTGACCCGCCAGGGTCGACTCGCAACCTACCCGTCCGCGGCCGGTCAGGAAGCCGCCGAGGTGGGAGCGACGACCGCACTGGCGCCGAACGATTGGCTCTTCCCCACCTACCGCGACTCGGCAGCGCTGCTGACCCGCGGTGTGCCCGTGGCCGAGCTCCTCGCCGCCTTCCGAGGCGACTGGCACTGCGGATTCGATCCGCACGAATACCACACCTCACCTGCGGCAACACCCCTGGCGACGCAGACCCTGCACGCCACAGGCTTCGCGATGGCCGCGAAGCTCAAGGGCGAGGATGCTGCGACTCTGACCTTCCTCGGCGACGGCGCCAGCAGTGAGGGCGACACCCACGAGGCGTTCAACTTCGCCTCCGTGTGGCAGACGCCGACGGTCTTCGTCCTCCAGAACAACCAGTACGCGATCTCGACACCCCTGCGCGAACAGACGAACGCGACGATGCTCGCCGACCGTGCCGCCGGCTACGGAATGCCGGGACTGCGGGTCGACGGCAACGATGTCGCGGCCGTCTTCGCTGCGGTCTCCGCCGCTCTCGAACGCGGCCGCAACGGTGACGGCCCGACGCTCATCGAGTGCCTGACCTACCGGATGGAATCGCACACGAACTCCGACGACCCGACGAAGTACCGCGAGTCCGAGGAAGTCGAGCACTGGAAGCAGTTCGATCCCATCGACCGACTCGAGAAGTATCTGCGCTCGACCGGAGCCCTCAACGATGCCGGAGTCGCCGACGTCGCCGAGGCGGCCGAGGCCCTGGCCGAGACCGTGCGCGATGCCATGAACACCGAGGCCGAGATCGACCCGCGCGAACTCTTCGCCCACGTCTACTCCCGCCCGCGGACTGCACTTGCCGAACAGCAACAGCTCCTCGAAGCCGAACTCGCAGGCACCGAACTCGCAGCGGCAGGGCAGGCATGA